Proteins found in one Oryza glaberrima chromosome 4, OglaRS2, whole genome shotgun sequence genomic segment:
- the LOC127770413 gene encoding isocitrate dehydrogenase [NADP]-like: MRHLLLLRCGMAPLYGSSSSAAATKALLLNPAAAHAFVPSSPGPRALRRGGASLRCYAAAAAAVAEQHRIKVHNPIVEMDGDEMTRVIWKMIKDKLIFPYLELDVKYFDLGLLNRDATDDKVTVESAEATLEYNVAVKCATITPDETRVKEFKLKSMWRSPNGTIRNILNGTVFREPILCKNVPRILSGWKKPICIGRHAFGDQYRATDTIINGPGKLKMVFVPDGAEPVELNVYDFKGPGVALSMYNVDESIRAFAESSMAMALSKKWPLYLSTKNTILKKYDGRFKDIFQEVYEEKWKDKFEENSIWYEHRLIDDMVAYAVKSEGGYVWACKNYDGDVQSDFLAQGFGSLGLMSSVLLSSDGKTLEAEAAHGTVTRHFRLHQKGQETSTNSIASIFAWTRGLEHRAKLDKNDRLLDFTKKLESACIETVESGKMTKDLALLIHGPKVTREFYLNTEEFIDAVAQQLREKIQIPAVV, translated from the exons ATGCGCCACCTGCTGCTCCTGCGCTGCGGCATGGCTCCTCTCtacggctcctcctcctccgccgccgcgaccaaAGCCCTCCTCTtaaaccccgccgccgcgcacgcctTCGTCCCTTCTTCCCCCGGACCCcgcgcgctccgccgcggcggcgcctccctccgctgctatgccgccgccgccgcggcggtggccgagcAGCACCGCATCAAGGTCCACAACCCCATCGTCGAGATGGACG GTGACGAGATGACGCGGGTCATTTGGAAGATGATAAAGGATAAG CTCATCTTCCCTTACCTGGAGCTGGATGTCAAGTATTTCGACCTTGGGCTGCTCAACCGGGATGCCACCGATGATAAGGTCACTGTTGAGAGTGCCGAGGCTACGTTGGA GTATAATGTTGCTGTTAAGTGTGCTACCATTACACCTG ATGAAACAAGAGTTAAAGAGTTCAAACTCAAGTCAATGTGGAGGAGCCCAAATGGCACCATCAGGAATATTCTAAATG GAACTGTTTTCCGGGAGCCCATCTTGTGTAAAAATGTACCACGGATACTTTCTG GCTGGAAGAAGCCCATTTGCATTGGAAGGCATGCATTTGGAGACCAGTATCGAGCTACTGATACAATAATTAATGGTCCAGGAAAGCTTAAAATGGTTTTTG TCCCAGATGGTGCTGAACCTGTGGAGTTAAATGTTTATGATTTTAAAGGGCCTGGTGTGGCTTTATCAATGTATAATGTGGATGAG tcTATTAGAGCTTTTGCTGAGtcatcaatggcaatggcaCTTTCCAAAAAATGGCCTCTTTATCTCAGCACCAAGAACACAATATTGAAGAAATATGATGGCAG GTTCAAGGACATCTTCCAGGAGGTATATGAAGAGAAATGGAAGGATAAGTTCGAGGAAAACTCGATATG GTATGAGCACCGGTTGATTGATGACATGGTGGCATATGCTGTGAAAAGTGAAGGTGGATATGTTTGGGCTTGCAAAAACTATGATGGAGATGTTCAGAGTGACTTCCTTGCCCAAG GTTTTGGTTCCTTGGGTTTGATGTCATCTGTTTTG TTATCTTCTGATGGGAAAACATTAGAAGCTGAGGCAGCTCATGGGACTGTCACTAGACATTTCAGGCTACATCAGAAGGGACAGGAGACAAGTACCAATAGCATTGCTTCTATATTTGCTTGGACTCGTGGACTAGAACATAG agcAAAGCTGGATAAAAATGATAGGCTGCTGGATTTCACAAAGAAACTTGAATCTGCATGTATTGAAACAGTTGAATCGGGGAAGATGACAAAGGATCTTGCACTCCTTATCCATGGCCCCAA GGTAACAAGGGAGTTCTACCTTAACACCGAAGAATTCATTGACGCTGTGGCTCAGCAACTGCGAGAAAAGATTCAAATACCAGCTGTGGTTTAA